TAGACCAAAAGAAcctaaatcattaaaaaaaattaaaataaaaattatatatatatatatccgtatttattggcgtatacgcgcacttttttgccctaaaaatcagggcaaaatcgtgggtgcgcggtatacgccgatacccgcgccgagtttgaatactgcgccgacatataccgagcgcagtacactcgggtatagtcgggcagtctcggctccttccgcgctcacgtcctggacgtacaggacgtcagcgcgagagttgctgaGCAttcccgacaatacacgagtgtactgcgctctgtatatgtcggcgcagtattcaaactcggcgcgggaaacgagcggggaggacgccgcagaaggacaccggacccgacgaaaaggacacccgaagccgcagacggacgccggacccaacgaggccgccgcgcaagacaccaaaactgcaagtacaaaaaaaactttttccacaggattcggggcaactttaggggtgcgcggtatacgcgggagcgcgctataccgcgataaatacggtatatatatatatttaccagtGTCAAAAGTAGTTTTACTGTAAATAAAGAGTAAAAGAAAAGATTTTATTCCATAATTTGCCCCATTTAAAATGACAATAAAATAATGTTTCTGATACACAGTATAACAAATTTTCAAAGTATTTTTTTACcctaattttaaacatttttttttttttttgagacactgaaaaataaaacaaaaaataaaatgaaaaaataatagctATGGGGAGGAAAACATGAATTAGGGTTGATAATAGTTAATGAAAGGTAAACGGGTTACTTCattcaaaaattatattttttgtctggtatgtatttttttatgttttatgcagATTATAAGTCACAACTTTGATCATCATATACAATACACAGTTATTGTGTTTatgcaatagcacctgcaaatgtcattcacaccccattcacacttgtgcaacttatcATGTGACCTTGGACatcaaaatcgcatgacaagtcgtacccccaccccccacacccccgtgttttccaatgataaccattcatatatgtgcgacttcaaagtagttcatgcactactttggtccgaccttTCTTGCAACTTAAGGGCCATAggcttcaatgttaaccctcaaaagttgcataaaagtcatacctgaatgttatacaataCAACAGTGGGTCTGACTTTCCAGAGGGACAAGTCAcatccaagttgcacccatccaagATTGCgtcaaagttgcactccaaagtcgtGTGATTttggagtcgtacaagtgtgaatggagccttacacaGGATTGGCTGCTTTTTGACAGCAGCAAACGCTGTGTAATACAAAGCAATTATGGGCTGTCATGTTGACTGCTGGTAATAGCAGTGGAGGGAAAGGATCAGGAAGTCCGAAATGCgtcctaaaatgttttttttttactggcgcaTCTCTTACATTAGAAACCCTCAAGCGGTCAAAGCAAACAGTTCATCAGACATACTGCCACTGCTGACATCTCCTTTTGGAAATACTAGGTGCCTGGCCATTACCGCTAAGCTCTGGCTTTCACCTACAACAGCCGATTTTTCTCTTATTTTGTTGCATGCTTGGGTCCAGGTGTGTGTATTACTGAAGCCATGCAAATGAAATTTTAAGAAGGTGTCAGCCCTCATATTGCCCCTTTCCTTCCCGGGACAGGTGCAGTAAAGCTAACCCTGTCATGACACAAACAAAACAGGCTACTTTTATACCTTAAACATATTATACATCAAAAAGGAATTCCTGCTTTCCCCATATAGTCTTGTGTTCCTTGGTTAGTAGTCGTGTCATGATGGTGGTCAGGGTCAGGATGCCTCCTAAATAGGGAAATAAAGAACAAATCATTTGTATCTGAAAACATTTTCTATTCAGCAGAAGAAACGCTAACTGGCTTAACGAAGAACACGACAATGCTCAAAAAAAGGCAGGCAGAGGCCTAAGgtgtagggcagtgtttctcaactccagtcctcaaggcgccccaacaggtcgtgttttcagactttccattattttgcacaggggattcgatcagtttcactgccttagtaattaccacagctgtttcaattgagggaaatcctgaaaacatgacctgttggtgcgccttgaggactggagttgagaaacactggtgtaggtAGACACCAATATTTcctgtggtctccctgcagcCGTTTCCCCCATTATTGACACggtgccttgttctgcactgtctCTCTGTGAGGAGACAGCCCTTCTGATAGAGGCAGGGTTTTGCTTCTTCATCTCAGAGCTGACTTCCCCTCGGAGGACGAAGGAATATTTAGGAAGCAACAAGAAAGGTGGCAGAAGCTGAGATCAAGGAATGGATGTAGCAgatgcagggagatccttgcactgaaGGTCTTCAGGTACagtttcctctccagcaaggagagcaGTCAGCAAAGTAGCAACATATCCAAAAcagccccttcctaaccaatgaactTTTGTTTgtatactatggggcagattcacgaatatttacggcggcgtaacgtatcccctttacgttacgctgccgcaagttttcggcgcaagtacttgattcacaaagcacttgcctgtaaacttacggcggcgtagcgtaaagccgtccggcgcaagcccgcctaattcatttaaattaggcgcgttcccgcgccgaacgttctgcgcatgctccgttaggaaatttcccgccgtgctttgcgcgaaattagatTTAGCAGATTTAGCTTTGGTTTTGTACTAACCAATGAAACCACAAAGCCCCTAATTCCCTCCCTGGTTATCTCTAGCCTCGACTACTTCAAGTTAGTAAGTTATCTGGTACCTATGAGGAAATCACTCATACAGTTTAACCActcagacccggttcacactggggcgactcgtcaggcgacacagccgcctgacaagtcgcgtcccattgtagtgaatggaaccgttctaataggagcgacgcaagtcgctccgacttagaaaaaggttcctgtactactttggaggcgattcggggcgacttgcattgacttcaatactgaagtcattttgcaagttgcctctcaagacgccttgagatcgccttgccgaatcgcctccaaagtcgggtcgcctgtgtgtgaaccggctcttaagacccggacctttaggcagctaaaggacctgcccagtttttgcgattcggcacggcgtcgctttaactgacaattgcgcggtcgtgcgacgtggctcccaaacataattggcgtccttttttccccacaaatagagatttattttggtggtatttgatcacctctgcgttttttaatttttgcgctataaacaaaaatagagcaacaatttaaaaaaaaaaagaaaaagcaatattttttactttttgctgtaataaatatcccccaaaaatatctaaaaaaaaaaattccctcagtttaggccgatacatattcttctacctacctatttttggtaaaaaaaaaaagaaagaaaaatcacaataagcgtttatcgattggtttgcgcaaaatttatagcgtttacaaaataggggatagttttattgcatttttattaattcttcttttttttactactaatggcagcgatcagcgatttttttcgtgactgcaacattatggcggacacatcagacaattttaacacatttttgggaccattgttattttttacagcaaaaaatgcattaaaaatgcattgtttactgtgaaaatgacaattgcagtttggaagttaaccagaagtgggcgctgaaggggttaagtgtgacctcatatgtgtttctaactgtaggggggtgtagctgtaggtgtgacgtcattgattgggtttccctatatcagggaacacacaatcaatgacggcgcctcagtgaagaatggggaagctgtgtttacacacagctctcccggttctttagctccggggaccgatcgtgggactccagcggcgatcgggtcccgcggccacggagcttcggaccaggtcgcgtgcacgcgccggtGGCGCGCGACaccacagctgggcttaaagggccacgtacaggtacgtggatgtgcccagccgtgccattctgctgacttaTATCGACGTGaagaggtccttaagtggttaagggggggggggggggtttgggacttgaaatgagatgcgtttttagcagtatgcgattaaatatatatatggaatataaaaaatgtttccataatagccaggctcaaagttaccaaccaaaaaaagcactaaaccaaattaatctgtctagctgtatgcattaaaaacagaggtttggttgcatgtatttgcaaatacctgtgtaagctgcaggccaacgtcaaggcactccgtgtactgtagtcctaactatgaattttaaagtctcctaaaaaGGAGCACAGGAGTGCTAATCAGTAGATAAGGGCAGGTGATcacctaaacccgcccctacctatagttggtctagaaaaaaagagcactggaaaaacaaaagaaatgcaggaGTAGAACCAAaattatgcattgtcattttttgacccaggttgatgtgttccgcctttagtttggtggtattttggtttggtaggcatgtttggttccactactgcatttcttttgtttttccagtgctcttttttgctagaccaactataggtaggggtgggtttaggtgatcacctgccccctatctattgattagcacccCTGTGCTCCttttgaggagactttaaaattcatagttaggactacagtacacggagtgccttgacgttggcctgcagctcacacaggtatttgcaaatacatgcaaccaaacctctgtttttaatgcatacagctagaccgattaatttggtttagtgcttttttggttggtaactttgagcctggctattatggaaacattttttatattccatatatatatttaatcgcatactgctaaaaacgcatctcatttaaagtcccaaaccctcccccccttttatacatttacagggatggaggcctgtggcagtttctatcatatgcctcatctaaagtcccaaccctagccCCCCTTTTTTAACATCAATCATACAGTTAACAGCTTTCACCTATAAAGCCAGTTTGGCATTGGGACGTACCGAGAAAGAAATCATGGAGGTCAGTATTTCATGGAGCCCCTGTGTGGGGGGAATCTTGATGGTAAGTTTCTGGTGTCATCGATACGTTCTCTGGAAGGGTTGAATTCTTCTCTTTCAGATGGTGGGAATCTTGTTGATCCGTGTCTGGTGTCATCACTGCGCTCTCTTGAAGGGAAGAATTCTTCTCTTTTAGGTGGTGGGAAACTTGATGGTAAGTTTCGAAGGCCATCACTACGCTCTCTTGAAGGGAAGAGTTCTTTTCTTTCAGGTGGTGGGAATCTAGATGGCAAGTTTCTGGTATCATCGCTACGTTCTCTGGAAGGGAAGAATTCTTCTCTTTGAAGTGGTTGATTGGAACGTTCTCCCAGACGCATATCAGATGAAGTCTGGATGGATGCCGGTTCCCAGCGGCTGGGACGTCCTGCAATTTCATCGATACGTTCTCTGGAAGGGTATAATTCTTCTCTTTCAGATGGTGGAAATCTTGTTGATACGTGTCTGGTGTCATCACCACGTTCTCTGGAAGGGTACAATTCTTCTCTTTCAGATGGTGGAAATCTTGTTGATACGGGTCTGCTATCATCACTACGTTCTCTGGAAAAGTACAATTCTTCTCTTTCAGATGGTGGAAATTTTGTTGATACGTTTCTGGTGTCATCACTACGTTCTCTGGAAGGGTACAATTCTTCTCTTTCAGATGGTGGAAATCTTGTTGATACGTTTCTGGTGTCATCACTACGTTCTCTGGAAGGGTAGAATTCTTCTCTTTCAGATGGTGGAAATCTTGTTGATACGTTTCTGGTGTCATCACTACGTTCTCTGGAAGGGTACAATTCTCTTTCAGATGGTGGAAATCTTGTTGATACGTTTCTGGTGTCATCACTACGTTCTCTGGAAGGGTACAATTCTTTTCTTTCAGATGGTGGAAATCTTGTTGATACGGGTCTGGTGTCATCACTACGTTCTCTGGAAAAGTACAATTCTTCTCTTTCAGATGGTGGAAATTTTGTTGATAAGTTTCTGGTGTCATCACTACGTTCTCTGGAAGGGTACAATTCTTCTCTTTCAGATGGTGGAAATCTTGTTGATATGTGTCTGGTGTCATCACTACGTTCTCTGGAAGGGTACAATTCTTCTCTTTCAGATGGTGGAAATCTTGAGGATACCTGTCTGGTTTCATCACTACGTTCTCTGGAAGGGAAGAATTCTTCTCTTTCAGGTGGTGGGAATCTTGATGGTAAGTTTCTGGTGTCATCAATACGTTCTCTGGAAGGGAAGAATTCTTCTCTTTGAAGTGG
This window of the Rana temporaria chromosome 13, aRanTem1.1, whole genome shotgun sequence genome carries:
- the LOC120920102 gene encoding serine/arginine repetitive matrix protein 1-like is translated as MPLELEHPQNITAPALLPLPLPSPAPAPPPPPPSSKPVLPMDESPNTGLVNKPIPLMSLVVDPILPPGPANRLQQSPSSPGQRASVTEQRPPTKSIMKKLPERPSRWDLVPTQTSSEMRLGERSNQPLQREEFFPSRERIDDTRNLPSRFPPPEREEFFPSRERSDETRQVSSRFPPSEREELYPSRERSDDTRHISTRFPPSEREELYPSRERSDDTRNLSTKFPPSEREELYFSRERSDDTRPVSTRFPPSERKELYPSRERSDDTRNVSTRFPPSERELYPSRERSDDTRNVSTRFPPSEREEFYPSRERSDDTRNVSTRFPPSEREELYPSRERSDDTRNVSTKFPPSEREELYFSRERSDDSRPVSTRFPPSEREELYPSRERGDDTRHVSTRFPPSEREELYPSRERIDEIAGRPSRWEPASIQTSSDMRLGERSNQPLQREEFFPSRERSDDTRNLPSRFPPPERKELFPSRERSDGLRNLPSSFPPPKREEFFPSRERSDDTRHGSTRFPPSEREEFNPSRERIDDTRNLPSRFPPHRGSMKY